Proteins encoded together in one Cellulomonas gilvus ATCC 13127 window:
- the efp gene encoding elongation factor P: MATTNDLKNGTVLRIDGQLWTVVEFQHVKPGKGGAFVRTKLKNVLSGKVVDKTFNAGIKVETANVDKREMQYLYKDGDDFVFMDTDTYDQITVPAATVGDAANFMLESQNALVATNDGAPLYIELPPSVVLEVTYTEPGLQGDRSSAGTKPATLETGYEIQVPLFLEANTKVKVDTRDGSYLGRVND; the protein is encoded by the coding sequence GTGGCGACCACCAACGACCTCAAGAACGGCACCGTGCTGCGCATCGACGGCCAGCTCTGGACCGTCGTCGAGTTCCAGCACGTCAAGCCGGGCAAGGGCGGCGCGTTCGTGCGCACCAAGCTCAAGAACGTGCTGAGCGGCAAGGTCGTCGACAAGACGTTCAACGCCGGCATCAAGGTCGAGACGGCGAACGTCGACAAGCGCGAGATGCAGTACCTGTACAAGGACGGCGACGACTTCGTGTTCATGGACACGGACACGTACGACCAGATCACGGTGCCCGCGGCCACGGTCGGCGATGCGGCCAACTTCATGCTCGAGAGCCAGAACGCGCTCGTCGCGACGAACGACGGCGCGCCGCTGTACATCGAGCTGCCGCCGTCGGTCGTGCTCGAGGTGACGTACACCGAGCCGGGTCTGCAGGGCGACCGCTCGTCGGCCGGCACCAAGCCCGCCACGCTCGAGACGGGCTACGAGATCCAGGTCCCGCTGTTCCTCGAGGCCAACACCAAGGTCAAGGTCGACACGCGCGACGGCTCCTACCTGGGCCGCGTGAACGACTGA
- a CDS encoding DUF559 domain-containing protein yields the protein MRVGEQEVPPGSVGGVFTARMAYAAGLTRSQVRTRLGNGSWRRLVGDGLVASSLVVAPRHVALAAALTWPDSVVAWGTAARVHRLPVDDDGRVHVLVPTRRAARGALQPHLVSVAADEAAPLGPGRITTRERTILDCLGRLPRTESDALLAWVASRDLLSPEVIDRWLVGRPGAWGNVRRRLAAERLRSGAVTVAEERLHALLRAAGITGWRGNVPLLAEVGVAARADVYFPAVRLVVEVDGRSAHGPGRFQADRERQNLLVAAGCTVLRFTWHDLTQCPERVVRQIRDTIALIDNKSRGLSIH from the coding sequence GTGCGGGTGGGGGAGCAGGAGGTGCCGCCGGGGAGCGTCGGCGGCGTGTTCACCGCGCGGATGGCGTACGCGGCGGGGTTGACGCGGTCGCAGGTCAGGACGAGGCTGGGCAACGGGTCGTGGCGCCGGCTCGTCGGGGACGGGCTGGTGGCATCGTCACTCGTCGTCGCACCGCGGCACGTCGCGCTCGCCGCGGCGCTGACCTGGCCCGACTCGGTGGTCGCGTGGGGAACCGCTGCGCGGGTGCACCGGCTGCCGGTGGACGACGACGGGCGCGTGCACGTCCTGGTGCCCACCCGTCGGGCCGCCCGTGGCGCGCTCCAGCCGCACCTGGTGTCCGTGGCCGCGGACGAGGCCGCGCCGCTCGGGCCGGGACGCATCACGACGAGGGAGCGCACGATCCTGGACTGCCTGGGCCGACTGCCGCGCACGGAGTCCGACGCGCTGCTCGCCTGGGTCGCGTCGCGGGACCTGCTGAGCCCCGAGGTGATCGACCGGTGGCTCGTCGGACGCCCCGGCGCCTGGGGCAACGTCCGGCGTCGGCTCGCGGCCGAGCGGCTGCGCTCCGGGGCGGTCACGGTGGCCGAGGAGCGTCTGCACGCGTTGCTGCGAGCCGCCGGGATCACCGGCTGGCGCGGCAACGTCCCGCTGCTCGCCGAGGTCGGGGTCGCGGCGCGCGCGGACGTGTACTTCCCGGCGGTGCGCCTCGTCGTCGAGGTGGACGGGCGCTCGGCGCACGGCCCGGGCCGGTTCCAGGCCGACCGCGAGCGGCAGAACCTCCTCGTCGCCGCCGGCTGCACGGTGCTGCGCTTCACGTGGCACGACCTGACGCAGTGCCCGGAGAGGGTCGTCCGCCAGATCCGCGACACCATCGCCCTGATCGACAACAAGTCTCGGGGCTTGTCGATCCACTAA
- the nusB gene encoding transcription antitermination factor NusB, giving the protein MGARSKARKRALDVLFEADQRDLAPVTLLAQRIAEPGTESALPQYAVDIVEGVVAQRARIDEVLASHSHGWTIERMPAVDRALLRIGTWEILFNDDVPDAVAVSEAVELAKALSTDESPTFVNGLLGRVVELKPMLLA; this is encoded by the coding sequence GTGGGTGCCCGGTCCAAGGCCCGCAAGCGGGCGCTCGACGTGCTCTTCGAGGCCGACCAGCGCGACCTCGCGCCCGTGACCCTGCTCGCGCAGCGGATCGCGGAGCCCGGCACGGAGTCGGCGCTGCCGCAGTACGCGGTCGACATCGTCGAGGGCGTGGTCGCGCAGCGCGCACGCATCGACGAGGTGCTCGCGTCGCACTCGCACGGGTGGACGATCGAGCGGATGCCCGCGGTGGACCGTGCGCTGCTGCGCATCGGCACGTGGGAGATCCTGTTCAACGACGACGTGCCCGACGCGGTGGCCGTCTCGGAGGCGGTCGAGCTGGCCAAGGCGCTCTCGACCGACGAGTCGCCCACGTTCGTCAACGGCCTGCTGGGCCGTGTGGTCGAGCTCAAGCCGATGCTGCTGGCCTGA
- a CDS encoding putative bifunctional diguanylate cyclase/phosphodiesterase yields the protein MVAGLLVLQWLWWRTDQRPVGAVWALAWSGSIGAMMLVGGVAGLLPHGTVRTVLGFVHAQLIAAFLLLAIPATRAFGKGPRTAWWLVGTALPLAVGAATWLTPEVREGAERADLLVGGTLLIATAVVVAYVVVTVGRMSVTVWGVILVLAGFESVTMLVVSGFMPDRDISALLAALWAVPIAFGLAGLAMVRIRQEQERARRFHRMRDATARLANAAWFSRDADALLLKARDEARTVLHDPTVEASLRPIAHGRFVCELFGTGAHDAQARALLVDLAQIVSTAAERYALTRRLERTAFADALTGLPNRRAVEKHLHDVLERANVERTRVSLVYCDLDGFKRFNDIHGHAGGDDVLVRVAQYLRTVCPGDDTYVGRLGGDEFVVVLSRAPMEPDLIHLARQVREGFVDRTVGTRPSRLSVGIATWQPGDVVDVEALVRHADTAMLEAKKSRTGFRVFDRALRRAVEAERLQRSALEAAVADGLFTAHYQPIVDSRTLEVLQVEALARWDHHGQLILPVDWLDLAEETGLIVPIGLSILGQARRALDRFQMPVSVNLAARHLADPDALDQIETAWGDTYWEHLTLEITESALVQTASAIPVLSQLRARGVRIAVDDFGTGYSSLARLSRLPVDVLKIDRSFVREVGTERGASVIRSIVELASAHGLDVVAEGVERAADLAALVDLGVRRVQGNLLGRAMATIPVRGPRPGSPGEETRPLRVVPNPRPTDDDEPHRFPQHA from the coding sequence GTGGTCGCAGGCCTCCTCGTGCTGCAGTGGCTGTGGTGGCGCACGGATCAGCGCCCGGTCGGCGCGGTGTGGGCGCTGGCCTGGTCGGGGTCCATCGGGGCGATGATGCTCGTCGGTGGTGTCGCCGGTCTCCTGCCCCACGGCACCGTGCGCACGGTGCTCGGCTTCGTCCACGCGCAGCTCATCGCGGCGTTCCTGCTGCTCGCGATCCCCGCGACGCGCGCGTTCGGCAAGGGCCCGCGGACCGCCTGGTGGCTGGTGGGCACGGCGCTGCCGCTCGCGGTGGGTGCGGCCACGTGGTTGACCCCCGAGGTCCGCGAAGGGGCCGAGCGCGCGGACCTCCTGGTCGGCGGGACGCTGCTGATCGCGACGGCCGTCGTCGTCGCCTACGTCGTGGTGACCGTCGGGCGCATGTCCGTCACCGTGTGGGGCGTCATCCTGGTGCTCGCCGGCTTCGAGTCGGTGACCATGCTCGTGGTCAGCGGGTTCATGCCCGACCGTGACATCAGCGCGCTCCTCGCGGCGCTGTGGGCCGTGCCGATCGCGTTCGGTCTCGCGGGTCTCGCGATGGTCCGGATCCGCCAGGAGCAGGAGCGCGCCCGCCGCTTCCACCGGATGCGTGACGCGACCGCACGCCTCGCGAACGCGGCCTGGTTCTCGCGCGACGCCGACGCCCTGCTGCTCAAGGCACGTGACGAGGCACGCACCGTGCTGCACGACCCGACCGTCGAGGCGTCGTTGCGGCCCATCGCGCACGGGCGGTTCGTGTGCGAGCTGTTCGGCACGGGCGCGCACGACGCACAGGCCCGTGCGCTCCTCGTCGATCTCGCCCAGATCGTCTCGACGGCCGCGGAGCGGTACGCGCTCACCCGGCGCCTCGAGCGCACGGCCTTCGCCGACGCGCTCACGGGGCTGCCCAACCGTCGCGCGGTCGAGAAGCACCTGCACGACGTGCTCGAGCGGGCCAACGTCGAGCGCACGCGCGTCTCGCTCGTCTACTGCGACCTGGACGGCTTCAAGCGGTTCAACGACATCCACGGGCACGCGGGCGGCGACGACGTCCTGGTGCGCGTCGCGCAGTACCTGCGCACGGTGTGCCCGGGCGACGACACGTACGTCGGCCGGCTCGGGGGCGACGAGTTCGTCGTCGTGCTGTCGCGCGCCCCGATGGAGCCCGACCTGATCCACCTGGCGCGGCAGGTCCGGGAGGGCTTCGTCGACCGCACCGTGGGCACGCGCCCCTCGCGCCTGTCGGTCGGCATCGCGACGTGGCAGCCCGGAGACGTCGTCGACGTCGAGGCGCTCGTCCGGCACGCCGACACCGCGATGCTCGAGGCCAAGAAGTCGCGGACCGGCTTCCGCGTGTTCGACCGTGCCCTGCGGCGCGCGGTCGAGGCCGAGCGGCTGCAGCGGTCCGCGCTCGAGGCCGCCGTCGCGGACGGCCTGTTCACCGCGCACTACCAGCCGATCGTCGACTCGCGGACGCTCGAGGTGCTGCAGGTCGAGGCGCTCGCCCGGTGGGACCACCACGGCCAGCTGATCCTGCCGGTCGACTGGCTCGACCTGGCCGAGGAGACGGGCCTGATCGTGCCGATCGGCCTGTCGATCCTGGGTCAGGCCCGACGCGCGCTCGACCGGTTCCAGATGCCGGTCTCGGTCAACCTCGCGGCGCGCCACCTGGCCGACCCGGACGCGCTGGACCAGATCGAGACCGCGTGGGGCGACACGTACTGGGAGCACCTGACGCTCGAGATCACCGAGAGCGCGCTCGTGCAGACGGCGTCGGCCATCCCCGTGCTGTCGCAGCTGCGGGCGCGTGGCGTACGGATCGCGGTCGACGACTTCGGCACCGGCTACTCCTCGCTCGCGCGGCTGTCCCGGCTGCCCGTCGACGTGCTCAAGATCGACCGCTCGTTCGTGCGCGAGGTCGGCACCGAACGCGGCGCGTCCGTGATCCGCTCGATCGTCGAGCTCGCGTCGGCGCACGGGCTGGACGTCGTCGCCGAGGGCGTCGAGCGCGCGGCGGACCTCGCGGCCCTCGTCGACCTCGGTGTGCGCCGCGTGCAGGGCAACCTGCTGGGCCGTGCGATGGCGACCATCCCCGTGCGCGGCCCCCGCCCCGGCTCGCCGGGTGAGGAGACCCGGCCGCTGCGCGTGGTGCCGAACCCGCGTCCCACGGACGACGACGAGCCGCACCGGTTCCCGCAGCACGCCTGA
- a CDS encoding type II 3-dehydroquinate dehydratase, with amino-acid sequence MTRVLVLNGPNLARLGTREPEVYGSQTFPDLVAAVQGWGAELGLDVDVRQTDDEATMIGWLHEAVDTRSDVVLNPAAFTHYSYGLRDAAAQVTGAQLRLIEVHITNPYAREAFRHRSVVGPVATGTIAGFGLTSYHLALQALTHP; translated from the coding sequence ATGACGCGCGTGCTGGTCCTGAACGGCCCGAACCTGGCGCGGCTCGGCACGCGCGAGCCCGAGGTGTACGGCTCGCAGACCTTCCCGGACCTGGTCGCCGCGGTGCAGGGGTGGGGCGCGGAGCTGGGGCTGGACGTCGACGTCCGGCAGACCGACGACGAGGCCACCATGATCGGCTGGCTGCACGAGGCGGTGGACACCCGTAGCGACGTGGTCCTCAACCCCGCCGCGTTCACGCACTACTCCTACGGGCTGCGCGACGCGGCCGCACAGGTGACCGGCGCGCAGCTGCGGCTGATCGAGGTCCACATCACCAACCCGTACGCGCGTGAGGCGTTCCGCCACCGCTCAGTGGTCGGACCGGTCGCCACGGGCACCATCGCGGGTTTCGGCCTGACCTCCTACCACCTGGCGCTCCAGGCCCTCACCCACCCCTGA
- a CDS encoding S8 family serine peptidase, producing the protein MKLTSGRRVVAAATCAGLVGSLLSIALTPAVAGEPAAPTQKTPAATSAPAPQRAAGVVFGLDGDVKVAASTVASAAGTGPVRVASVVAEAAGQPGVVQFDSAVPVERARAAADAVAKLPGVAWAAPDLLLTADATPPVNPSDPDFRKGLQFNIWDFKSSRPSPEDGTAVALPAGGYGTKAPVFWKKTKGKASVVVAVLDTGRTKHPQLDAHTVAGFDMIKDKSSARDGNGRDANPQDQGDWGFDPSGSLIPSSWHGTHVAGIIGAIQDGKSVVGNAPGVRIQHVRVLGAKGGTISDIAAGVTWASGGTVSGLPKNKTKAAVLNMSLGGAGRCSDYPALQKAIDGARSRGSVVVVAAGNDGRDAGGYVPANCKGVITVAALDQLGQLTSYSNHGSVVDIATPGGEDPYYGPYLLIKSTVNSGKKKPESPAFGFMMGTSQAAPGVAGAAALLASTGLKGAALENKLLKSVRGFPSYSFYTDSNCTQALCGNGILDLSKA; encoded by the coding sequence GTGAAGCTGACAAGCGGGCGTCGCGTCGTCGCCGCCGCCACGTGTGCGGGCCTGGTGGGCTCGCTGCTGAGCATCGCCCTGACTCCGGCCGTCGCGGGCGAGCCCGCCGCGCCCACGCAGAAGACGCCCGCCGCCACGTCGGCGCCGGCCCCGCAGCGTGCGGCGGGCGTGGTGTTCGGGCTCGACGGTGACGTCAAGGTCGCCGCGTCGACCGTGGCGTCCGCCGCGGGCACCGGACCCGTGCGCGTCGCGTCGGTCGTCGCCGAGGCCGCGGGCCAGCCCGGTGTGGTCCAGTTCGACTCCGCGGTGCCCGTGGAGCGGGCCCGTGCGGCAGCGGACGCCGTGGCGAAGCTGCCGGGTGTGGCCTGGGCGGCGCCCGACCTGCTCCTGACCGCGGACGCCACGCCTCCGGTGAACCCGAGCGACCCGGACTTCCGCAAGGGTCTGCAGTTCAACATCTGGGACTTCAAGAGCTCGCGCCCCAGCCCCGAGGACGGCACGGCTGTCGCGCTGCCCGCCGGTGGCTACGGCACCAAGGCGCCCGTGTTCTGGAAGAAGACCAAGGGCAAGGCGTCGGTGGTCGTCGCCGTCCTCGACACCGGGCGCACCAAGCACCCGCAGCTCGACGCCCACACGGTCGCCGGGTTCGACATGATCAAGGACAAGAGCAGCGCGCGTGACGGCAACGGACGCGACGCGAACCCGCAGGACCAGGGCGACTGGGGCTTCGACCCGTCCGGCAGCCTGATCCCCAGCTCGTGGCACGGCACGCACGTGGCCGGGATCATCGGGGCGATCCAGGACGGCAAGTCCGTGGTCGGCAACGCACCCGGCGTCCGCATCCAGCACGTCCGCGTGCTCGGGGCCAAGGGCGGCACCATCTCGGACATCGCGGCAGGGGTCACCTGGGCGTCGGGCGGGACGGTCTCCGGGCTGCCGAAGAACAAGACGAAGGCGGCCGTGCTCAACATGTCGCTGGGCGGTGCGGGCAGGTGCAGCGACTACCCGGCGCTCCAGAAGGCCATCGACGGCGCCCGCAGCCGGGGCTCGGTCGTCGTCGTCGCCGCGGGCAACGACGGTCGTGACGCGGGCGGCTACGTGCCCGCCAACTGCAAGGGCGTCATCACGGTCGCCGCGCTGGACCAGCTGGGCCAGCTCACGTCCTACTCGAACCACGGCAGCGTCGTCGACATCGCGACGCCCGGCGGCGAGGACCCGTACTACGGCCCGTACCTGCTCATCAAGTCGACGGTGAACTCCGGGAAGAAGAAGCCCGAGTCCCCGGCGTTCGGCTTCATGATGGGCACGAGCCAGGCGGCCCCCGGTGTCGCGGGCGCGGCCGCGCTGCTGGCCTCGACGGGGCTCAAGGGCGCCGCGCTCGAGAACAAGCTGCTGAAGAGCGTGCGGGGCTTCCCGTCCTACTCGTTCTACACGGACTCGAACTGCACGCAGGCACTGTGCGGCAACGGGATCCTCGACCTGTCGAAGGCCTGA